From Streptomyces sp. NBC_00775, one genomic window encodes:
- a CDS encoding 3-hydroxyacyl-CoA dehydrogenase family protein has protein sequence MATPLSDTPLSPLKTVAVVGLGTMGTGIAEVLARAGREVIGIDISEAAAAQAVTALEASTARGVQRGRCTEQERADVLARFRTFTDLQAAADADLVIEVTPESYDIKQQVFRALDTIVRPETILATGTNALSVTRLAADSAHPERVLGLHFFNPAPAMKLVEVVSSVLTAPRAVAAVTDLALELGKEPVAVGDRPGFVADGLLFGYLNQAAAMYEAKYASREDIDAAMKLGCGLPMGPLALLDLIGVDTARTVLEAMYAESHDRLHAPAPILKQLSEAGLTGRKSGRGFYSYEAPGSAAVVRDALTPLEGAALVEGRTIRSVGVAGSGTMASGIAEVFAKAGYEVVLAARSEEKAQAAKARIGKSLSRSVDKGRMTAEAAAQTLERITPAGSYDAFADVDLALEAVAEDLEIKQQLFATFDKVCKPGAILATTTSSLPVVACARATSRPQDVIGMHFFNPAPAMKLVEVVRTVLTEDDVHATVREVCAKIRKHPVDCGDRAGFIVNALLFPYLNNAIKMVQEHYASLDDIDAAMKLGGGYPMGPFELLDVVGLDVSLAIEKVLHREFRDPGLAPAPLLEHLVAAGCLGRKTGRGFREYARR, from the coding sequence ATGGCCACTCCCCTTTCCGACACCCCTCTGTCCCCGCTCAAGACCGTCGCCGTCGTCGGCCTCGGCACGATGGGCACCGGCATCGCCGAGGTCCTCGCCCGGGCCGGCCGCGAAGTGATCGGCATCGACATCAGCGAGGCCGCGGCCGCCCAGGCCGTCACGGCGCTCGAAGCCTCCACCGCCCGGGGTGTGCAGCGCGGGCGGTGCACCGAGCAGGAGCGCGCCGACGTCCTCGCCCGCTTCCGCACGTTCACCGATCTGCAGGCCGCGGCCGACGCCGACCTGGTCATCGAGGTGACCCCGGAGTCGTACGACATCAAGCAGCAGGTCTTCCGGGCGCTCGACACCATCGTGCGCCCCGAGACGATCCTCGCGACCGGCACCAACGCCCTGTCCGTGACGCGCCTCGCCGCCGACTCGGCCCACCCCGAGCGCGTGCTCGGCCTGCACTTCTTCAACCCGGCCCCGGCCATGAAGCTGGTCGAGGTCGTCTCGTCGGTGCTGACCGCGCCGAGGGCCGTCGCCGCCGTCACGGACCTGGCGCTGGAGCTCGGCAAGGAGCCCGTCGCGGTCGGCGACCGCCCCGGATTCGTCGCCGACGGGCTGTTGTTCGGCTACCTCAACCAGGCCGCCGCGATGTACGAGGCGAAGTACGCCTCCCGTGAGGACATCGACGCCGCCATGAAGCTCGGCTGCGGACTGCCGATGGGCCCGCTGGCGCTGCTCGACCTGATCGGCGTCGACACCGCGCGTACGGTCCTGGAGGCCATGTACGCCGAGTCTCACGACCGGCTGCACGCTCCCGCGCCCATCCTCAAGCAGCTCAGCGAGGCGGGCCTGACCGGCCGGAAGTCGGGGCGCGGCTTCTACTCGTACGAGGCTCCCGGCAGCGCCGCCGTCGTGCGGGACGCGCTGACGCCGCTGGAGGGCGCCGCACTCGTCGAGGGCCGCACGATCCGCTCGGTCGGCGTCGCGGGCTCCGGCACGATGGCGTCCGGTATCGCCGAGGTCTTCGCGAAGGCGGGTTACGAGGTCGTCCTCGCCGCCCGCAGCGAGGAGAAGGCGCAGGCCGCCAAGGCCCGTATCGGCAAGTCGCTTTCGCGCTCCGTCGACAAGGGCCGGATGACGGCCGAGGCGGCGGCGCAGACGCTGGAGCGGATCACCCCGGCGGGCTCGTACGACGCCTTCGCCGACGTCGATCTGGCGCTGGAGGCGGTCGCCGAGGACCTGGAGATCAAGCAGCAGCTGTTCGCCACGTTCGACAAGGTCTGCAAGCCCGGCGCGATCCTGGCCACCACCACCTCCTCGCTGCCCGTCGTCGCCTGCGCCCGCGCCACCTCGCGCCCGCAGGACGTGATCGGCATGCACTTCTTCAACCCGGCGCCGGCGATGAAGCTCGTCGAGGTCGTGCGGACCGTGCTGACCGAGGACGACGTGCACGCCACCGTGCGCGAGGTCTGCGCGAAGATCCGCAAGCACCCGGTGGACTGCGGCGACCGGGCCGGCTTCATCGTGAACGCGCTGCTGTTCCCGTACCTGAACAACGCGATCAAGATGGTGCAGGAGCACTACGCGTCGCTGGACGACATCGACGCGGCGATGAAGCTGGGCGGCGGGTACCCGATGGGCCCGTTCGAGCTCCTGGACGTGGTCGGGCTCGACGTCTCGCTGGCCATCGAGAAGGTTCTGCACCGCGAGTTCCGCGACCCGGGCCTGGCCCCGGCGCCGCTCCTGGAGCACCTGGTGGCCGCGGGCTGCCTCGGCCGCAAGACGGGCCGCGGCTTCCGCGAATATGCCCGGCGCTGA
- a CDS encoding phosphatidylserine decarboxylase, with protein sequence MPHSQTSAPRGRVRLARGASPWLLPTVATAALSLAKARHSGAAKAVAVPATALAAGMLWFFRDPEREIAQGRVISPADGVVQSIMPWKDGRTRVAVFMSPLNVHVNRAPLSGTVTSVEHIPGGFVPAFNKESENNERVVWHFDTELGDIEMIQIAGAVARRIVPYIPQGTKVEQGDRIGLIRFGSRVDIYLPEGVEVDVEVGQKTVAGVTRIDRD encoded by the coding sequence ATGCCCCACAGCCAAACCTCTGCACCACGCGGCCGGGTCCGCCTCGCGCGCGGAGCATCGCCGTGGCTTCTCCCGACCGTTGCCACCGCAGCACTCAGCCTGGCCAAGGCGCGCCACTCCGGCGCCGCCAAGGCCGTGGCCGTACCCGCCACCGCGCTGGCGGCGGGCATGCTGTGGTTCTTCCGCGACCCCGAGCGCGAGATCGCCCAGGGCCGGGTCATCTCGCCCGCCGACGGTGTGGTGCAGAGCATCATGCCGTGGAAGGACGGACGCACCCGCGTCGCGGTCTTCATGAGCCCGCTCAACGTCCACGTCAACCGCGCGCCGCTCTCCGGCACGGTGACGTCGGTCGAGCACATCCCCGGTGGGTTCGTTCCGGCGTTCAACAAGGAGAGCGAGAACAACGAACGCGTCGTCTGGCACTTCGACACCGAGCTCGGTGACATCGAGATGATCCAGATCGCCGGCGCCGTCGCCCGTCGTATCGTTCCTTATATCCCTCAGGGTACGAAGGTCGAGCAGGGCGACCGGATCGGTCTGATCCGCTTCGGCTCGCGCGTCGACATCTACCTCCCCGAGGGTGTCGAGGTCGATGTGGAGGTCGGTCAGAAGACCGTGGCTGGGGTGACTCGAATTGACCGTGATTGA
- a CDS encoding TetR family transcriptional regulator, which translates to MSQPAKSSRTPATPDAPESAAGSRAAAQRLKMRRELAAAAMELFATKGYEATTVDEIAAQAGVARRTFFRHFRSKEEAIFPDHDDTLIRAEAVLNAAPPHEHPLDTVCRGIKEVMRMYAARPEISVSRYKLTREVPTLREAEIASVARYERLFTRYLLGHFDEHAHDDDANDDPLLAEVAASAVVTAHNHVLRRWLRAGGQGDVETQLDHAFAIVQKTFGTGIGAGRETPPRSASASSFTEGDVLVTVARVDAPLDQVMRTIEQALRERS; encoded by the coding sequence ATGTCCCAGCCCGCCAAGTCCTCACGTACACCAGCTACGCCCGACGCGCCGGAAAGTGCCGCGGGTAGTCGCGCGGCCGCGCAACGGCTCAAGATGCGCCGGGAGCTGGCGGCCGCGGCCATGGAGCTGTTCGCGACCAAGGGGTACGAGGCGACCACCGTCGACGAGATCGCGGCCCAGGCCGGGGTTGCCCGTCGTACCTTCTTCCGCCACTTCCGCTCCAAGGAAGAGGCGATCTTCCCCGACCACGACGACACCCTGATCCGGGCCGAGGCGGTGCTCAACGCGGCGCCGCCGCACGAGCACCCGCTCGACACGGTGTGCCGTGGCATCAAGGAAGTCATGAGGATGTACGCGGCCCGGCCCGAGATCTCCGTCTCGCGCTACAAACTGACGCGCGAGGTGCCAACCCTGCGGGAGGCCGAGATCGCCTCGGTGGCCCGCTACGAGCGGCTCTTCACCCGCTACCTCCTGGGCCACTTCGACGAGCACGCGCACGACGACGACGCCAACGACGATCCGCTGCTCGCGGAGGTCGCCGCGTCGGCCGTGGTCACGGCGCACAACCACGTGCTGCGCCGCTGGCTGCGGGCCGGGGGGCAGGGCGATGTCGAGACCCAGCTGGACCACGCCTTCGCGATCGTGCAGAAGACGTTCGGGACCGGGATCGGTGCGGGACGGGAGACCCCGCCCCGGTCGGCGTCGGCCTCCTCCTTCACGGAGGGGGACGTGCTGGTGACCGTGGCCCGGGTCGATGCCCCGCTGGATCAGGTGATGCGCACCATCGAGCAGGCGCTCAGGGAACGGTCGTAG
- a CDS encoding HpcH/HpaI aldolase/citrate lyase family protein, which translates to MTTPAPVNRLRPRRSCLAVPGSNPRFLEKAQGLPADQVFLDLEDACAPLAKPEARHTIVKFLNEGDWTGKTRVVRVNDWTTEWTYRDVVTVVEGAGQNLDCIMLPKVQDAQQVVALDLLLTQIEKTMGFEVGKIGIEAQIENAQGLNNVNEIATASQRVETIIFGPADFMASINMKSLVVGEQPPGYPADAYHYILMKILMAARANNLQAIDGPYLQIRNQEGYRAVAQRAAALGFDGKWVLHPDQVAAANEIFSPSQEDFDHAELILDAYDYCTSEAGGKKGSAMLGDEMIDEASRKMALVISGKGRAAGMQRTSKFEAPEA; encoded by the coding sequence ATGACCACGCCCGCCCCCGTGAACCGGCTTCGCCCGCGACGCTCCTGTCTCGCGGTGCCGGGAAGCAACCCCCGCTTCCTGGAGAAGGCCCAGGGCCTCCCCGCGGACCAGGTCTTCCTCGACCTGGAGGACGCGTGCGCCCCGCTCGCCAAGCCCGAGGCGCGGCACACGATCGTCAAGTTCCTCAACGAGGGCGACTGGACCGGCAAGACGCGGGTCGTGCGCGTCAACGACTGGACGACCGAGTGGACGTACCGCGATGTCGTGACCGTGGTCGAGGGCGCGGGCCAGAACCTCGACTGCATCATGCTGCCGAAGGTCCAGGACGCCCAGCAGGTCGTGGCCCTCGACCTGCTGCTGACCCAGATCGAGAAGACGATGGGCTTCGAGGTCGGCAAGATCGGCATCGAGGCGCAGATCGAGAACGCGCAGGGCCTGAACAACGTCAACGAGATCGCCACGGCTTCCCAGCGTGTCGAGACGATCATCTTCGGCCCGGCCGACTTCATGGCGTCGATCAACATGAAGTCGCTGGTCGTGGGCGAGCAGCCGCCCGGTTACCCGGCGGACGCCTACCACTACATCCTGATGAAGATCCTGATGGCCGCCCGCGCCAACAACCTCCAGGCGATCGACGGCCCCTACCTCCAGATCCGCAACCAGGAGGGCTACCGCGCGGTCGCGCAGCGCGCCGCCGCCCTCGGTTTCGACGGCAAGTGGGTGCTGCACCCGGACCAGGTCGCCGCGGCCAACGAGATCTTCTCGCCCTCCCAGGAGGACTTCGACCACGCCGAGCTGATCCTGGACGCGTACGACTACTGCACGTCCGAGGCGGGCGGCAAGAAGGGCTCCGCGATGCTCGGCGACGAGATGATCGACGAGGCCAGCCGCAAGATGGCGCTCGTCATCTCGGGCAAGGGCCGGGCCGCCGGCATGCAGCGCACCAGCAAGTTCGAAGCCCCGGAGGCCTGA
- the pssA gene encoding CDP-diacylglycerol--serine O-phosphatidyltransferase produces MPEADEVDDEEEMPLSLRLSIADTLTLGNATCGFMAVYFTTTGILIPHLTGNDESTGMARHSAATAVILMLCAAVFDLFDGLVARKLRSSPMGAELDNLSDLISFGLAPAYFVLVYGMVADDAHQRVAAMGAIVVLLAVVLRLARFSCVTVKDGTFQGMPSPFGALTVVSIVLLELPFVATLMAIIGTAWLMVSRVEYPKPRGRLAVAMLSWIVLSMGLLAAWAFDAPSGQLLLQTGCALQLVMGAVIPLFATARRVNNFRDNRREARAAQLP; encoded by the coding sequence GTGCCGGAGGCCGACGAGGTGGACGACGAGGAGGAGATGCCCCTCTCGCTCCGCCTCTCAATAGCGGACACCCTCACGCTCGGTAACGCCACGTGCGGCTTCATGGCGGTGTACTTCACCACCACCGGCATCCTGATCCCGCACCTGACGGGCAACGACGAGTCGACGGGCATGGCCCGCCACAGCGCGGCCACGGCCGTCATCCTCATGCTCTGCGCGGCGGTCTTCGACCTCTTCGACGGTCTGGTCGCCCGCAAGCTGCGCTCCTCCCCCATGGGCGCCGAGCTGGACAACCTGTCGGACCTGATCAGCTTCGGTCTCGCCCCGGCGTACTTCGTCCTGGTCTACGGCATGGTCGCCGACGACGCGCACCAGCGGGTGGCGGCGATGGGGGCCATCGTGGTCCTGCTGGCGGTCGTACTCCGCCTGGCGCGGTTCTCCTGCGTCACGGTCAAGGACGGCACGTTCCAGGGCATGCCCTCGCCGTTCGGTGCGCTGACCGTCGTCTCCATCGTGCTGCTGGAGCTGCCGTTCGTCGCCACGCTCATGGCGATCATCGGTACCGCGTGGCTGATGGTGAGCCGGGTCGAGTACCCGAAGCCGCGGGGGCGCCTCGCGGTGGCGATGCTGTCCTGGATCGTGCTCAGCATGGGGCTGCTGGCGGCCTGGGCCTTCGACGCGCCGAGCGGCCAGCTGCTCCTTCAGACCGGTTGCGCGCTGCAGCTCGTCATGGGGGCGGTCATTCCCCTCTTCGCCACGGCTCGGAGGGTGAACAACTTCCGGGACAATCGGCGGGAGGCTCGGGCGGCGCAGCTGCCGTAG
- a CDS encoding MaoC family dehydratase has product MQFGRTYEEFEVGAVYKHWPGKTVTEYDDHLFCLLTMNHHPLHMDTNYAENTTDFGKNVVVGNYIYSLLLGMSVPDVSGKAIANLEIESLRHVAPTFHGDTIYGETTVLDKTPSKSKNDRGIVYVETKGYKQDGTLVCVFRRKVMVPTETYIKERGGEQPGRPELTAPAEKKTEK; this is encoded by the coding sequence ATGCAGTTCGGACGCACCTACGAGGAGTTCGAGGTCGGGGCGGTCTACAAGCACTGGCCCGGGAAGACGGTCACGGAGTACGACGACCACCTCTTCTGTCTCCTGACCATGAACCACCACCCGCTCCACATGGACACCAACTATGCGGAGAACACGACGGACTTCGGCAAGAACGTCGTAGTCGGGAACTACATCTACTCGCTGCTGCTGGGCATGTCCGTGCCGGACGTGTCGGGCAAGGCGATCGCCAACCTGGAGATCGAGTCGCTGCGGCATGTGGCGCCGACCTTCCACGGCGACACGATCTACGGCGAGACCACGGTTCTCGACAAGACGCCGTCGAAGTCGAAGAACGACCGCGGCATCGTCTACGTCGAGACCAAGGGCTACAAGCAGGACGGCACGCTGGTCTGCGTGTTCCGCCGCAAGGTGATGGTCCCCACCGAGACGTACATCAAGGAGCGCGGCGGCGAGCAGCCCGGCCGCCCTGAGCTGACCGCACCTGCGGAAAAGAAGACGGAGAAGTAG
- a CDS encoding acyl-CoA dehydrogenase family protein: MARLAQTAGLTDIQQEILSTVRDFVDKEIIPVATELEHRDEYPQQIVDGLKELGLFGLMIPEEYGGLGESLLTYALCVEEIARGWMSVSGIINTHFIVAYMLKQHGTQEQKDYFLPRMALGEVRGAFSMSEPGLGSDVSAITSKAVKDGDEYVLNGQKMWLTNGGTSTLVAVLVRSDEGHPEGTAPHKSMTTFLVEKEPGFGEVRPGLTIPGKIDKMGYKGVDTTELIMDGLRIPANRVLGGTTGRGFYQMMDGVEVGRVNVAARGCGVAQRAFELGVSYAQQRHTFGKPIAQHQAIQFKLAEMATKVEAAHAMMVNAARKKDSGERNDLEAGMAKYLASEYCKEVVEDAFRIHGGYGFSKEYEIERLYREAPMLLIGEGTAEIQKMIIGRRLLEEYRLQG; this comes from the coding sequence ATGGCGCGACTCGCCCAGACCGCAGGTCTGACCGACATCCAGCAGGAGATCCTCTCCACCGTCCGCGACTTCGTGGACAAGGAGATCATCCCGGTCGCCACCGAGCTGGAGCACCGTGACGAGTACCCGCAGCAGATCGTCGACGGGCTGAAGGAATTGGGCCTCTTCGGCCTGATGATCCCCGAGGAGTACGGGGGTCTGGGCGAGTCGCTCCTCACCTACGCGCTGTGCGTGGAGGAGATCGCCCGCGGCTGGATGTCGGTCTCCGGCATCATCAACACGCACTTCATCGTGGCGTACATGCTCAAGCAGCACGGCACGCAGGAGCAGAAGGACTACTTCCTGCCGCGTATGGCGCTCGGCGAGGTGCGCGGCGCTTTCTCGATGTCGGAGCCGGGTCTTGGCTCGGATGTGTCGGCGATCACGTCGAAGGCGGTCAAGGACGGCGACGAGTACGTCCTGAACGGTCAGAAGATGTGGCTGACGAACGGCGGCACGTCGACCCTGGTGGCCGTTCTCGTCCGGAGTGACGAAGGACACCCCGAGGGTACGGCGCCCCACAAGTCGATGACGACCTTCCTGGTCGAGAAGGAGCCCGGCTTCGGAGAGGTCCGCCCCGGCCTCACCATCCCCGGGAAGATCGACAAGATGGGTTACAAGGGCGTCGACACGACCGAACTCATCATGGACGGACTGCGCATTCCGGCCAATCGTGTGCTCGGCGGGACCACGGGCCGAGGGTTTTACCAAATGATGGACGGAGTCGAGGTCGGCCGCGTGAATGTGGCGGCACGTGGCTGCGGCGTCGCACAGCGCGCATTTGAGCTCGGCGTCTCCTATGCCCAGCAACGTCACACTTTCGGCAAGCCGATCGCCCAGCACCAGGCCATCCAGTTCAAGCTGGCCGAAATGGCTACCAAGGTCGAGGCCGCCCATGCCATGATGGTGAACGCGGCACGCAAAAAGGACTCTGGGGAACGAAACGACCTCGAAGCAGGGATGGCGAAGTACCTCGCCTCCGAGTACTGCAAGGAAGTCGTGGAGGATGCTTTCCGGATCCACGGCGGCTACGGCTTCTCCAAGGAGTACGAGATCGAGCGCCTCTACCGAGAGGCCCCGATGCTGCTGATCGGTGAAGGTACCGCTGAAATCCAGAAAATGATCATCGGGCGCAGGTTGCTCGAAGAGTATCGACTCCAGGGCTAG
- the ccrA gene encoding crotonyl-CoA carboxylase/reductase, with product MKEILDAIQSQTATSADFAALPLPESYRAITVHKDETEMFAGLATRDKDPRKSIHLDDVPVPELGPGEALVAVMASSVNYNSVWTSIFEPMATFGFLERYGRLSELTKRHDLPYHIIGSDLAGVVLRTGPGVNAWKPGDEVVAHCLSVELESSDGHNDTMLDPEQRIWGFETNFGGLAEIALVKSNQLMPKPDHLSWEEAAAPGLVNSTAYRQLVSRNGAGMKQGDNVLIWGASGGLGSYATQFALAGGANPICVVSSEQKADICRAMGAEAIIDRNAEGYKFWKDEHTQDPKEWKRFGKRIRELTGGEDVDIVFEHPGRETFGASVYVTRKGGTIVTCASTSGYNHEYDNRYLWMSLKKIVGSHFANYREAWEANRLVAKGKIHPTLSKVYSLEETGQAAYDVHRNLHQGKVGVLALAPREGLGVRDEEKRAQHIDAINRFRNV from the coding sequence GTGAAGGAAATCCTGGACGCGATTCAGTCGCAGACGGCCACGTCTGCCGACTTCGCCGCTCTTCCGCTCCCCGAGTCGTACCGCGCGATCACCGTGCACAAGGACGAGACGGAGATGTTCGCCGGGCTCGCCACCCGAGACAAGGACCCCCGCAAGTCGATCCACCTGGACGACGTGCCGGTGCCGGAGCTCGGCCCGGGCGAGGCCCTGGTGGCCGTGATGGCCTCCTCCGTCAACTACAACTCGGTCTGGACCTCGATCTTCGAGCCGATGGCGACGTTCGGCTTCCTGGAGCGCTACGGCAGGCTCAGCGAGCTCACCAAGCGCCACGACCTGCCGTACCACATCATCGGCTCCGACCTCGCGGGCGTCGTCCTGCGCACCGGCCCGGGCGTCAACGCCTGGAAGCCCGGTGACGAGGTCGTCGCGCACTGTCTGTCCGTCGAGCTGGAGTCCTCCGACGGCCACAACGACACCATGCTCGACCCCGAGCAGCGCATCTGGGGCTTCGAGACGAACTTCGGCGGTCTCGCCGAGATAGCCCTCGTCAAGTCCAACCAGCTGATGCCGAAGCCGGACCACCTGAGCTGGGAGGAAGCCGCCGCTCCGGGTCTGGTCAACTCCACCGCGTACCGGCAGCTGGTCTCCCGCAACGGCGCCGGCATGAAGCAGGGCGACAACGTCCTCATCTGGGGCGCGAGCGGTGGACTCGGCTCGTACGCCACGCAGTTCGCGCTGGCCGGTGGCGCCAACCCGATCTGTGTCGTCTCCAGCGAGCAGAAGGCGGACATCTGCCGGGCGATGGGCGCCGAGGCGATCATCGACCGCAACGCCGAGGGCTACAAGTTCTGGAAGGACGAGCACACCCAGGACCCGAAGGAGTGGAAGCGCTTCGGCAAGCGCATCCGTGAGCTGACCGGCGGCGAGGACGTGGACATCGTCTTCGAGCACCCGGGCCGCGAGACCTTCGGCGCCTCCGTGTACGTCACCCGCAAGGGCGGCACCATCGTCACCTGCGCCTCGACCTCGGGCTACAACCACGAGTACGACAACCGCTACCTGTGGATGTCCCTGAAGAAGATCGTGGGCTCGCACTTCGCCAACTACCGTGAGGCCTGGGAGGCCAACCGGCTGGTCGCCAAGGGCAAGATCCACCCGACGCTCTCCAAGGTGTACTCCCTGGAGGAGACCGGGCAGGCCGCGTACGACGTGCACCGCAACCTCCACCAGGGCAAGGTCGGCGTCCTCGCGCTGGCGCCCCGCGAGGGCCTGGGCGTGCGCGACGAGGAGAAGCGCGCCCAGCACATCGACGCCATCAACCGCTTCCGGAACGTCTGA
- a CDS encoding protein meaA, with product MTERQKDRPWLMRTYAGHSTAEASNELYRRNLAKGQTGLSVAFDLPTQTGYDPDHILARGEVGRVGVPVSHLGDMRRLFQDIPLEQMNTSMTINATAMWLLALYQVVAEEQGADITKLQGTTQNDIVKEYLSRGTHVFPPGPSLRLTTDMITYTVNHIPKWNPINICSYHLQEAGATPVQEVAYAMSTAIAVLDAVFASGQIAEDRKGEVVARISFFVNAGVRFIEEMCKMRAFGRIWDKITRERYGIEDPKQRRFRYGVQVNSLGLTEAQPENNIQRIVLEMLAVTLSKDARARAVQLPAWNEALGLPRPWDQQWSLRMQQVLAYESDLLEYADIFEGSHVIEAKVASLVEESLAEIDRIQEMGGAMAAVESGYLKSQLVSSHAERRARIESGQEKIVGVNIFESTEPNPLTADLDAAIQTVDPAVEARVISALQHWRDTRYQPPFNHPRPCKALERLKEAAKGTDNLMEATLECARAGVTTGEWSGALREVFGEFRAPTGVSSAPVAVTAEEGTALALVRGKVARTAKDLGVGKLRFLVGKPGLDGHSNGAEQIAVRARDAGFEVVYQGIRLTPEEIVAAAVAEDVHGVGLSILSGSHAQLVPDVLDRLREAGAADIPVIAGGIIPNADAEQLRAAGVAAVFTPKDFDITGIIGRIVDEIRKANKLDPLEVPA from the coding sequence ATGACTGAGCGCCAGAAGGACCGGCCGTGGCTCATGCGCACGTACGCCGGTCACTCCACCGCAGAGGCGTCCAACGAGTTGTACCGGCGCAACCTCGCCAAGGGTCAGACCGGCCTGTCGGTCGCGTTCGACCTGCCGACGCAGACCGGCTACGACCCCGACCACATCCTCGCCCGCGGCGAGGTCGGCCGGGTCGGCGTGCCGGTGTCGCACCTCGGTGACATGCGCCGCCTGTTCCAGGACATCCCCCTGGAGCAGATGAACACCTCGATGACGATCAACGCCACCGCCATGTGGCTGCTGGCGCTCTATCAGGTCGTCGCCGAGGAGCAGGGTGCGGACATCACCAAGCTCCAGGGGACGACGCAGAACGACATCGTGAAGGAGTACCTGTCGCGGGGGACGCATGTCTTCCCGCCGGGTCCCTCGCTCCGTCTGACGACGGACATGATCACGTACACGGTGAACCACATCCCCAAGTGGAACCCGATCAACATCTGCAGCTACCACCTGCAGGAGGCGGGAGCCACCCCGGTCCAGGAGGTCGCGTACGCGATGTCCACCGCGATCGCCGTCCTGGACGCGGTGTTCGCGTCCGGGCAGATCGCCGAGGACCGCAAGGGTGAAGTCGTCGCCCGTATCTCCTTCTTCGTGAACGCGGGCGTCCGCTTCATCGAGGAGATGTGCAAGATGCGGGCGTTCGGGCGGATCTGGGACAAGATCACGCGCGAGCGGTACGGCATCGAGGACCCCAAGCAGCGACGCTTCCGGTACGGCGTCCAGGTCAACTCCCTCGGTCTGACCGAGGCGCAGCCGGAGAACAACATCCAGCGGATCGTCCTCGAGATGCTGGCCGTGACCCTCTCGAAGGACGCACGCGCGCGTGCCGTGCAACTTCCCGCCTGGAACGAGGCGCTGGGCCTGCCCCGGCCCTGGGACCAGCAGTGGTCGCTGCGCATGCAGCAGGTGCTCGCGTACGAGAGCGATCTGCTGGAGTACGCGGACATCTTCGAGGGCTCGCACGTCATCGAGGCCAAGGTCGCGTCCCTGGTGGAGGAGTCGCTGGCCGAGATCGACCGCATCCAGGAGATGGGCGGCGCGATGGCCGCCGTCGAGTCGGGCTACCTGAAGTCGCAGCTCGTCTCCTCGCACGCCGAGCGCCGCGCCCGTATCGAGTCCGGGCAGGAGAAGATCGTCGGCGTCAACATCTTCGAGTCGACCGAGCCGAACCCGCTCACGGCCGACCTGGACGCGGCGATCCAGACGGTCGACCCGGCGGTCGAGGCCCGTGTGATCTCGGCCCTCCAGCACTGGCGCGACACCCGCTACCAGCCGCCCTTCAACCACCCGCGCCCGTGCAAGGCGCTGGAGCGGCTGAAGGAGGCCGCCAAGGGCACCGACAACCTCATGGAGGCCACCCTGGAGTGCGCCCGCGCCGGCGTCACGACCGGCGAGTGGTCCGGGGCGCTGCGCGAGGTGTTCGGCGAGTTCCGCGCCCCCACCGGCGTCTCGTCCGCGCCCGTCGCCGTCACCGCCGAGGAGGGCACCGCGCTCGCGCTGGTCCGCGGCAAGGTGGCGCGGACCGCGAAGGACCTCGGCGTCGGCAAGCTCCGCTTCCTGGTGGGCAAGCCGGGCCTGGACGGGCACTCCAACGGCGCCGAGCAGATCGCTGTGCGGGCCCGCGACGCCGGGTTCGAGGTGGTCTACCAGGGCATCCGGCTGACGCCCGAGGAGATCGTGGCCGCGGCCGTCGCCGAGGACGTGCACGGTGTCGGCCTGTCCATCCTGTCCGGCTCGCACGCCCAGTTGGTGCCGGACGTGCTGGACAGGCTGCGCGAGGCCGGCGCCGCCGACATTCCGGTGATCGCGGGCGGGATCATCCCGAACGCCGACGCCGAACAGCTGCGGGCCGCGGGAGTGGCCGCGGTCTTCACCCCGAAGGACTTCGACATCACCGGAATCATCGGCCGTATCGTCGACGAGATCCGGAAAGCGAACAAGCTCGACCCCCTGGAGGTCCCCGCATGA